In Daucus carota subsp. sativus chromosome 4, DH1 v3.0, whole genome shotgun sequence, one DNA window encodes the following:
- the LOC108216924 gene encoding ATP-dependent DNA helicase PIF1-like has product MKLDQYSTAGIKHGTDIAELLKLTDLIIWDEAPMQHRHAFECVDRSLLDIMSAVDPERARKPFGGITVVFGGDFRQILSVIPKAPRAVIVGAALNKSKLWEFCHVYLLTRNMRLHGGNTKEENARIKAFSEWQLRVGDGKVDPITIRDHVSEVLFKLPDEFVVHSDEQPVQNLINIVYQDFTANMSSREYLSSRAILTPTNAVVDDINKAILDKTPGETFTYLSLDSMDDKGTEENEFDESFPVEYLNSLNMPCIPKHEIKLKIGTPVMLMRNLNQINALCNGTRMIITGCKKNSLECEIMCGSHIGKKHLIPRIEMVPTETPWPSDFKRTQVPLQICFAMTINKSQGQSLDNVVIYLPRSVFCHGQLYVTISRVTSSSGLHIFIIGDEG; this is encoded by the coding sequence TGGCACTGACATAGCTGAATTACTGAAGCTTACTGATTTGATTATATGGGACGAAGCTCCCATGCAACATCGGCATGCATTTGAATGTGTTGATCGTAGCCTGCTGGACATCATGTCAGCTGTTGATCCAGAAAGAGCCAGGAAGCCTTTTGGTGGTATCACGGTGGTCTTTGGAGGTGACTTCCGTCAAATTTTGTCTGTCATCCCAAAGGCTCCAAGAGCTGTCATTGTAGGTGCTGCGTTGAATAAATCCAAGCTCTGGGAATTTTGTCACGTCTACCTTCTAACTCGAAACATGAGGCTACATGGTGGCAACACTAAAGAGGAGAACGCGAGGATTAAAGCATTCAGTGAGTGGCAGCTGCGAGTAGGGGATGGTAAGGTTGATCCTATCACCATAAGGGACCATGTTTCTGAAGTATTATTCAAGCTCCCTGATGAATTTGTCGTACATTCAGACGAGCAACCCGTTCAGAACCTTATTAATATTGTGTATCAGGATTTCACAGCAAATATGTCATCTCGCGAATACCTAAGTTCCCGTGCAATTCTGACTCCCACAAATGCTGTTGTGGATGATATAAATAAAGCCATTCTGGACAAGACACCTGGTGAGACATTCACATACCTTAGCCTGGATTCAATGGACGACAAAGGTACGGAGGAAAACGAATTTGATGAATCGTTTCCCGTTGAATATCTTAATTCACTGAACATGCCTTGCATTCCAAAGCACGaaataaagttaaaaattgGTACTCCTGTGATGCTGATGAGGAATCTTAATCAAATAAATGCTCTATGCAATGGAACGAGGATGATTATAACTGGATGCAAAAAGAACAGTTTAGAGTGCGAGATTATGTGTGGTTCTCACATTGGCAAGAAGCACCTAATTCCCCGTATTGAAATGGTTCCAACCGAGACTCCCTGGCCATCTGACTTCAAGCGAACTCAAGTTCCGCTTCAGATTTGTTTCGCCATGACCATCAATAAAAGCCAAGGTCAGTCCCTTGATAACGTTGTTATATATCTCCCAAGGTCTGTCTTCTGCCATGGTCAATTATATGTGACCATATCTAGGGTGACTTCTTCATCCGGACTACATATATTTATCATCGGAGATGAAGGTTAA